The Sulfuricurvum sp. IAE1 DNA segment TATCGCGATGAATACCGTCTTGATCGATCGGCTGAAAATCACCCACGGCAAGAGCGTACTCGTCGATATTTCGCTGAATATCGGGAATTCTCTGGCGTTGGTGGGAGAGAGCGGCAGCGGCAAGTCGCTGACTCTCAAAGCGCTGCTCGACCTGCTGGACCCCGGGCTGGAAGCGCAGTTGCAAATGCGGTGCGCGTTTGAATGGGCGCGGGGAAAAAGCGTTGCGCTTGTCCCCCAGAACCCTTTTACGGCCCTCTCTCCGCTGACACGGATCAAAGATCAGATGTTCGTTCCGCGCGAGCGGAGCGAAGAACTTTTCGGGCTTCTGGGGCTGGAGAAAGGGTTGCTCGAACGCTATCCTCCCGAAC contains these protein-coding regions:
- a CDS encoding ATP-binding cassette domain-containing protein, which encodes MNTVLIDRLKITHGKSVLVDISLNIGNSLALVGESGSGKSLTLKALLDLLDPGLEAQLQMRCAFEWARGKSVALVPQNPFTALSPLTRIKDQMFVPRERSEELFGLLGLEKGLLERYPPELSGGQLQRVVVAIALSSMPRVLLLDEPTTALDPVSKETMISLLKRLQGVMGFSLLFVTHDMGVAASLCEEICVIRGGRVVETGNTAEVIAAPKEEYTKALIDAEFKNRGFRI